Proteins found in one Pontibacter sp. SGAir0037 genomic segment:
- the dusB gene encoding tRNA dihydrouridine synthase DusB, producing the protein MVKIANIELGEFPLLLAPMEDVSDPPFRKVCKANGADLMYTEFISSEGLIRDAAKSVQKLDIFDYERPIGIQIFGSEIDSMREAAIVSSQAGPDLIDINYGCPVKNVACKGAGAALLRDIPKMVQMTSEIVKATNLPVTVKTRLGWDENTKNIVETAERLQDIGIQALSIHGRTRVQMYKGEADWSLIAEVKNNPRMKIPIFGNGDIDSPEKALEYRNRYGVDGIMIGRASIGHPWIFNEIKHYMKTGEVLPGPTLEERVAVCRQHFTHSLEWKGEKLGIFEMRRHYTNYFRGLSHFKPLRMRLVQSEDIQEIYDILDEIAQTMSYV; encoded by the coding sequence TTGGTAAAAATAGCGAACATAGAACTAGGTGAGTTTCCTCTGCTGCTGGCCCCCATGGAAGACGTGAGCGATCCGCCTTTCCGGAAGGTTTGTAAAGCCAACGGAGCTGACCTGATGTACACCGAGTTTATATCTTCTGAGGGTTTGATACGTGATGCAGCCAAAAGTGTGCAGAAACTGGATATTTTCGATTACGAACGTCCGATTGGCATCCAGATTTTTGGTTCCGAGATAGACTCGATGCGTGAGGCAGCTATTGTCTCGTCGCAGGCTGGCCCCGACCTGATTGATATTAACTATGGCTGCCCTGTAAAAAATGTGGCCTGTAAAGGTGCCGGTGCTGCTTTGCTGCGCGATATTCCGAAAATGGTGCAGATGACTTCTGAAATAGTGAAGGCCACTAACCTGCCGGTGACGGTTAAAACCCGACTTGGCTGGGACGAGAACACCAAAAACATAGTAGAAACAGCCGAACGCCTACAAGATATCGGCATACAGGCGCTGAGCATACATGGCCGCACCCGCGTACAGATGTATAAGGGCGAGGCCGACTGGAGCCTGATTGCAGAGGTAAAGAACAACCCACGCATGAAGATCCCTATCTTCGGCAACGGCGATATCGATTCGCCCGAGAAAGCGCTGGAGTACCGCAACAGGTATGGAGTAGACGGCATTATGATTGGTCGTGCTTCTATCGGACATCCGTGGATATTTAATGAGATAAAGCACTACATGAAAACAGGCGAAGTGCTACCTGGCCCTACGCTGGAAGAGCGTGTAGCTGTTTGCCGCCAGCACTTTACCCATTCGCTGGAATGGAAAGGCGAGAAGCTGGGCATTTTTGAGATGCGCCGCCACTATACCAACTACTTCCGTGGTTTATCTCATTTTAAGCCGCTGCGTATGCGCCTGGTGCAGTCTGAAGATATCCAGGAAATCTATGATATCTTGGACGAGATTGCCCAGACCATGAGCTACGTCTGA
- a CDS encoding HAMP domain-containing sensor histidine kinase, translated as MILIYSQKNRIKFIVVIVALIIGAATITYTNILVSKLSEREQELVQLYAKGLRYMISAPSDDNIVFIEEEILSSNTTVPVILTDEYENILDSKNIDLPKNISEERRNQLLQREIQRMKAQHDPIVVPWAEGSENYVFYKDSALLSQLRYYPYVQLMVIACFALMAYFAFSYSRKAEQNRVWVGLAKETAHQLGTPLSSLMAWYEYMKASPKFEHEPITEELAKDIRRLEIITERFSNIGSVPLLRDEDILQVTKNAINYLQNRISKKVVFSVQADFSPDITAKVNVPLFDWVIENICKNAVDAMEGKGSITLQLSLVGKSSVAIDITDTGKGIPKRKIDSVFLPGYTTKKRGWGLGLALAKRIIDNYHRGRLYVKSSELGKGTTFRILLNR; from the coding sequence ATGATCCTTATCTACTCTCAGAAGAACAGAATTAAGTTTATTGTTGTTATTGTGGCCCTTATAATAGGCGCAGCTACCATTACCTATACTAACATTTTAGTAAGCAAGTTATCGGAGCGGGAACAGGAGCTGGTGCAACTTTACGCCAAAGGCCTTCGCTACATGATTAGTGCCCCAAGCGACGACAACATTGTTTTTATAGAAGAAGAGATACTTTCTTCCAACACAACTGTACCTGTTATTCTTACCGACGAATATGAGAACATACTTGATTCTAAGAACATAGATCTGCCCAAAAACATTTCAGAAGAGCGAAGAAATCAGCTTTTGCAGCGTGAAATCCAACGGATGAAGGCCCAGCACGACCCCATTGTAGTGCCTTGGGCAGAGGGCTCTGAAAACTATGTGTTCTATAAAGATTCGGCTCTGCTCTCGCAGCTGCGCTACTACCCTTATGTGCAGCTGATGGTAATAGCCTGCTTTGCCCTGATGGCTTATTTTGCCTTTAGCTACTCTCGCAAAGCAGAGCAGAACAGGGTATGGGTTGGTTTGGCTAAAGAAACAGCGCACCAGCTCGGCACACCGCTTTCGTCGCTGATGGCCTGGTACGAATACATGAAAGCCAGTCCGAAGTTCGAGCATGAGCCAATCACAGAAGAGCTGGCAAAAGACATCCGGAGGCTGGAGATAATTACAGAACGCTTCTCTAATATCGGTTCTGTGCCACTACTGCGCGACGAAGATATTCTGCAGGTTACAAAAAATGCGATCAACTACCTGCAGAACCGCATTTCAAAGAAGGTAGTCTTTAGTGTGCAGGCTGATTTCTCTCCTGATATTACGGCTAAAGTAAATGTGCCACTTTTCGATTGGGTAATAGAGAACATCTGCAAAAATGCAGTTGATGCCATGGAGGGCAAAGGAAGCATTACGCTTCAGTTAAGCCTGGTTGGGAAGAGCAGTGTAGCGATAGATATAACTGATACAGGTAAAGGTATACCGAAGCGTAAAATCGATTCTGTTTTCCTGCCTGGCTATACCACTAAAAAGCGGGGCTGGGGACTTGGGCTGGCACTGGCCAAGCGTATTATAGATAACTACCACAGAGGCAGGCTGTATGTAAAATCATCGGAACTGGGCAAAGGAACCACTTTCAGAATCTTGTTGAACAGGTAA
- a CDS encoding GNAT family N-acetyltransferase, translating into MVEIVRYSAEHKLAWDGFVRESKNGTFLLLRDYMEYHADRFADHSLLFYRKGKLVALFPANEQEQEVHSHSGLSYGGVISDSRMKADVMLALFTELIAYYKALGFYSIFYKAIPHLYHQLPAEEDLYALFRNKALLYRRDITSVIEPGAAKTAYGRKRKWHILKANRKNLLLVQSDNFRRFMGIEQKVLEAKYQIKPVHTADEMVYLASMFPENIKLFAAYEQEEMLAGIVIYETATVAHCQYMAATTRGRVVSAMDALVDYLLKQVYPHKKYFSFGISTEQQGHYLNKGLIQNKESYGARALVHDFYELKL; encoded by the coding sequence ATGGTAGAAATCGTACGGTATAGCGCGGAGCATAAACTGGCTTGGGATGGCTTTGTACGGGAATCCAAGAACGGCACTTTTCTGCTGCTGCGTGATTATATGGAGTATCATGCAGATCGCTTTGCAGACCACTCGCTGCTGTTTTACCGGAAAGGCAAGCTGGTAGCCTTATTTCCTGCCAATGAACAGGAGCAGGAGGTGCATTCGCATAGTGGTCTTAGCTATGGGGGCGTGATCAGCGATAGCCGTATGAAAGCCGATGTTATGCTGGCTCTTTTTACCGAACTCATTGCCTATTACAAAGCTTTAGGCTTCTACAGCATTTTCTACAAAGCAATACCGCACCTGTATCATCAGCTGCCTGCCGAAGAAGATCTGTATGCCTTATTTCGGAATAAGGCGCTGCTTTACCGGCGGGATATCACTTCCGTTATAGAGCCTGGTGCTGCTAAAACAGCTTATGGCCGGAAAAGGAAATGGCACATCTTGAAAGCAAACAGAAAAAACCTGTTGCTGGTACAGTCTGACAACTTTAGAAGGTTTATGGGCATAGAGCAGAAGGTTTTGGAGGCGAAGTACCAGATAAAACCTGTGCATACTGCTGATGAAATGGTTTATCTGGCTTCCATGTTTCCGGAGAATATCAAGCTGTTTGCGGCTTATGAGCAGGAGGAGATGCTGGCAGGTATTGTTATATACGAAACCGCAACCGTAGCGCATTGCCAGTATATGGCCGCTACTACAAGAGGAAGAGTAGTTTCGGCAATGGATGCTCTGGTAGACTATCTGCTGAAGCAGGTATACCCTCACAAAAAATATTTTAGCTTCGGCATTTCAACAGAGCAGCAGGGGCATTACCTCAACAAGGGGCTGATACAGAACAAAGAAAGTTACGGAGCACGTGCGCTGGTACACGATTTTTATGAGCTTAAACTATAA
- a CDS encoding CPBP family intramembrane glutamic endopeptidase: MKGFISKEVHPFFVLLLLIAFVFGGAFVATFFYSILGDALFGIGIFDLAKALDEPAAYPNTRNALMFYQGIVSFFMFIVAPLLLISSLKYNVDRYLNWKTAPTIGLVLLSGLLIILIMPANSLIIDWNANVNFPESMKGFEEWAREKESFAAELTKLLAKLSSVPELLVGLLVIAVIPAIGEELVFRGVAQRQFHRWTGNGHIAIWIAAFAFSAIHNQFFGFFPRMILGALFGYLYMWSGRISVPIIAHFVNNGFQVLMLYLYQAGQVDMDLESTESMPWYSVLISVVLSAGVIYYLYKQFSAVPPRQEALAPVNAKEPDPEDPDVY, translated from the coding sequence ATGAAAGGTTTCATCTCCAAAGAAGTGCATCCATTTTTTGTGTTATTGCTGCTCATTGCCTTTGTGTTTGGAGGAGCTTTTGTGGCTACTTTCTTTTATTCTATACTCGGAGATGCCCTGTTCGGTATTGGTATATTTGACCTGGCGAAGGCACTTGATGAACCTGCTGCCTATCCTAATACCCGGAATGCCCTTATGTTTTACCAAGGCATTGTGTCTTTCTTTATGTTTATAGTAGCGCCGCTTTTACTGATTAGCTCTTTAAAATATAATGTAGACAGGTATCTGAACTGGAAAACGGCACCTACGATAGGACTGGTGCTGCTAAGCGGCCTGCTGATTATCCTGATTATGCCAGCCAATTCGCTTATCATAGACTGGAATGCCAATGTAAACTTTCCGGAGTCGATGAAGGGATTTGAAGAATGGGCAAGGGAAAAAGAAAGTTTTGCTGCCGAATTAACCAAACTGCTGGCGAAGCTCTCTTCGGTGCCGGAACTGTTGGTAGGGCTGCTGGTGATTGCTGTTATTCCGGCTATAGGCGAAGAGCTGGTGTTCAGAGGCGTGGCACAACGGCAGTTTCACCGCTGGACAGGCAACGGGCATATCGCTATCTGGATTGCAGCTTTTGCCTTTAGCGCCATACACAACCAGTTTTTTGGCTTCTTTCCCAGAATGATTTTAGGAGCTTTGTTTGGCTACTTGTATATGTGGTCGGGCAGAATAAGCGTACCCATTATAGCTCACTTTGTGAATAATGGTTTTCAGGTGCTGATGCTGTACCTGTACCAGGCTGGGCAGGTAGATATGGATCTGGAGTCTACCGAGTCAATGCCCTGGTATAGTGTCTTGATATCTGTGGTGCTGAGCGCTGGCGTTATCTATTACCTGTACAAGCAGTTTTCGGCAGTACCGCCCCGGCAGGAGGCATTGGCTCCTGTAAATGCAAAAGAGCCAGATCCGGAGGACCCGGATGTATACTGA
- a CDS encoding phosphatidate cytidylyltransferase, which translates to MSKNISSLSNFQQRVIVGILGAALFIGGILYNQWTYFLLFLGLTLLGMLEFYRLVGYAKQIQPNKTAGLIAGGFIYIAVFGVETELFPANYLYLALPLLMLLFIWELYRKHPQPFTNIAFTLLGVVYVAVPFGLLHLLGFLVGEYSWQPILGLMLLIWTADTGAYIAGKSFGKHKLLERVSPGKTWEGWAGGTVLAVVVGYILSLYFNDLVLYQWLIIAVLVAVFGVLGDLVESLLKRSLGVKDSGTLLPGHGGILDRFDSLIMAIPFIVAFLKIL; encoded by the coding sequence ATGAGCAAAAATATATCCTCCTTAAGTAATTTTCAGCAACGCGTTATCGTAGGCATATTAGGCGCAGCCCTTTTTATAGGAGGCATTTTATATAACCAGTGGACATACTTTCTGCTTTTTCTGGGACTTACCCTGCTGGGGATGCTGGAGTTTTACAGGCTGGTAGGTTATGCGAAACAAATTCAGCCTAACAAAACAGCCGGTCTTATAGCCGGAGGCTTTATCTACATTGCCGTTTTTGGTGTGGAAACCGAGCTGTTTCCCGCAAATTATCTGTACCTGGCGTTACCGCTGTTGATGCTGCTGTTTATATGGGAGCTTTACCGCAAGCACCCACAGCCCTTTACCAACATCGCATTCACCTTATTAGGAGTTGTATATGTAGCTGTCCCTTTTGGGTTGCTGCATTTGCTCGGCTTCCTGGTAGGAGAATATAGCTGGCAGCCTATCCTGGGCCTGATGCTGCTTATCTGGACTGCAGACACAGGAGCCTACATAGCAGGTAAGAGTTTTGGAAAACATAAGCTGTTGGAGCGGGTATCGCCTGGTAAAACCTGGGAAGGATGGGCAGGTGGTACTGTATTGGCCGTAGTGGTAGGATATATACTTTCCCTTTATTTTAACGATCTGGTTTTATATCAGTGGCTGATCATAGCGGTGCTGGTAGCTGTTTTTGGCGTTTTAGGCGATTTGGTGGAGTCGTTGCTGAAGCGTAGTTTAGGCGTAAAAGACTCAGGCACACTGCTGCCCGGCCACGGCGGTATTCTCGACCGCTTCGATAGCCTGATTATGGCCATCCCTTTTATTGTAGCCTTTCTGAAAATTTTGTGA
- a CDS encoding helix-turn-helix transcriptional regulator codes for MKSLLSRIESKKIDKAAAMLKVLAHPKRLAIVDLLGKEEKMTVTEIYKYLDLPQAIASQHLITLKDKGVLSSFKVGTKIYYSLAIPKLIDVIDCLEECCIDI; via the coding sequence ATGAAAAGTTTGTTATCTAGAATCGAATCTAAGAAAATAGATAAAGCAGCCGCAATGCTTAAAGTGCTGGCCCATCCGAAAAGGCTAGCTATTGTGGATCTCTTAGGTAAAGAGGAGAAAATGACTGTTACTGAGATATATAAGTACCTGGATCTGCCCCAGGCTATAGCATCTCAGCATCTGATTACTTTAAAAGACAAGGGTGTTTTATCCTCTTTTAAAGTTGGTACTAAAATCTATTATTCCCTTGCCATTCCAAAGCTGATCGATGTGATCGATTGCCTGGAAGAATGTTGCATTGATATTTAA
- a CDS encoding DMT family transporter has product MWLLVVVLTFIWGTSFILIKKGLVVFSSDELGALRIVIACLALLPFALRNLRKVEPARWKFIFASGLLGNLFPAFLFAYAETRLASGLAGVLNSLTALFTLLIGAFFFQQSITWMRLLGIMVGMAGTAMLILSGNGSADLDNKFYGLYIVVATICYGGSANIIKFRLKGISPMVMSSLALLTVGPLAAAYLFTTDAVNKLQYTSGAWEALFYIATLAVFSTAIGLILLNKLIHFSTPLFASSTNYLIPIVALMWGVLDGETIHFWHYIGMLVILAGVFIVNRAK; this is encoded by the coding sequence GTGTGGCTGCTGGTAGTGGTGCTTACCTTTATCTGGGGCACCTCCTTTATCCTGATCAAGAAAGGGCTTGTTGTTTTTAGTTCGGACGAGCTTGGCGCCTTGCGCATTGTGATTGCCTGCCTTGCTTTGCTGCCTTTTGCGCTCAGAAACCTGCGCAAGGTAGAGCCAGCTCGTTGGAAATTTATTTTTGCCAGTGGCTTGCTAGGCAATCTATTCCCGGCCTTTTTGTTCGCCTATGCCGAGACACGCCTGGCCAGCGGACTGGCAGGTGTGTTAAACTCGCTTACAGCTCTCTTTACATTACTGATAGGAGCTTTTTTCTTTCAGCAGTCTATCACCTGGATGCGCCTGCTCGGCATTATGGTGGGTATGGCAGGCACAGCTATGCTCATTTTGTCCGGAAACGGCAGTGCCGATCTCGACAATAAGTTCTATGGCCTGTATATTGTAGTTGCAACGATCTGCTACGGTGGCAGTGCCAATATTATTAAATTCCGCCTGAAAGGCATTAGCCCAATGGTTATGTCGAGCCTGGCTCTGCTGACAGTAGGACCACTTGCTGCTGCTTATCTTTTTACCACCGATGCGGTAAATAAGCTGCAGTATACTTCAGGCGCATGGGAGGCACTATTCTATATTGCTACGCTGGCCGTATTCAGCACGGCCATTGGCCTCATCCTGCTTAACAAGCTGATACATTTCTCTACTCCCCTGTTTGCCAGCTCCACTAATTACCTGATCCCAATCGTGGCGCTTATGTGGGGCGTGCTGGACGGAGAAACTATCCACTTCTGGCACTACATCGGCATGTTGGTTATTCTGGCGGGTGTGTTTATTGTGAACAGGGCAAAATGA
- the hemA gene encoding glutamyl-tRNA reductase has product MLQNFKAISLSYKKAPLDIRELIALDENSCRQFLQTLKGFIQASDILVLSTCNRTEVYYNADADADYSTEIVKLLGITKGIDNISQYLDYFTILNQHSNAVQHLFEVAMGLESQVVGDMQITNQVKQSYQWAADNDTAGPFLHRLLHTIFFTNKRVVQETAFRDGAASTSYAAIELIEELTADVVADPKILVVGLGEIGADVCRNLADKGFRNVKITNRTLAKAKLLAEECNLEVLPFEDIVQGLKEADVVISSVARETPFFTKEMIKRLNVLSYKFFIDLSVPRSIEADVESIPGVLVYNIDTIQNKASEALQQRINSIPKVKQIVEESIEQFNDWSKEMVVSPTINKLKNALETIRQEEMARYMKKLGPNETKLIDNITKSMMQKVIKLPVLQLKAACKRGEAETLIDVLNDLFDLEKQSSEADIQH; this is encoded by the coding sequence ATGCTTCAGAACTTTAAAGCAATCAGCCTGTCTTATAAGAAAGCGCCGCTGGATATCAGGGAACTGATTGCCTTAGATGAGAATTCGTGCAGGCAATTTCTTCAGACGCTGAAAGGGTTCATACAGGCATCTGACATTCTGGTGCTCTCTACCTGTAACCGCACCGAGGTATACTACAATGCCGATGCCGATGCCGATTACAGCACTGAAATTGTAAAACTGCTTGGCATCACCAAAGGCATCGATAATATCTCCCAGTACCTCGATTATTTTACTATCCTGAACCAGCACAGCAATGCGGTGCAGCACCTGTTTGAGGTGGCTATGGGATTAGAGTCGCAGGTGGTAGGCGATATGCAGATCACAAACCAGGTAAAACAATCTTACCAATGGGCAGCAGATAACGATACGGCAGGTCCTTTCCTGCATCGCCTGCTTCACACCATTTTCTTCACCAATAAAAGAGTAGTACAGGAAACGGCTTTTCGCGATGGAGCCGCCTCTACTTCTTATGCAGCCATAGAGCTGATAGAAGAGCTTACTGCCGATGTAGTAGCCGATCCGAAGATTCTGGTGGTTGGGCTGGGTGAGATTGGAGCAGATGTGTGCCGTAACCTAGCCGATAAAGGCTTCCGGAACGTGAAGATAACCAATCGTACGCTTGCCAAAGCCAAACTGCTGGCAGAGGAGTGTAACCTGGAGGTGCTTCCATTTGAAGATATCGTACAAGGCTTAAAAGAAGCGGATGTGGTTATTTCTTCCGTAGCACGTGAAACACCGTTCTTTACCAAAGAAATGATCAAGCGCCTGAACGTGCTTTCCTACAAGTTCTTTATAGACCTTTCGGTACCTCGCAGTATCGAAGCTGATGTAGAAAGTATACCAGGCGTGTTAGTATACAACATTGATACTATTCAGAATAAAGCGTCTGAAGCATTACAGCAGCGCATTAACTCTATTCCGAAGGTAAAGCAGATTGTAGAAGAGTCTATTGAGCAGTTCAACGACTGGTCTAAAGAGATGGTGGTTTCTCCTACCATAAACAAGCTGAAGAATGCCCTGGAAACTATTCGGCAGGAAGAAATGGCGCGTTATATGAAAAAGCTTGGTCCGAATGAAACAAAGCTTATCGATAACATTACCAAATCGATGATGCAGAAAGTAATAAAGCTGCCGGTGCTGCAGCTGAAAGCAGCCTGCAAACGAGGCGAAGCCGAAACATTGATTGATGTGCTGAATGACCTCTTTGACTTGGAAAAGCAATCATCAGAAGCAGATATACAGCATTAG
- a CDS encoding Na+/H+ antiporter NhaC family protein translates to MTLYRTLLGFVFLLLLSVQSMAQGDNSKQAIEELKLQAINDTAFTLRTTTETGNLVKYSGALPLRINGEVQELSLTDGETRFSLRAPANLVQVSANLGTHTIARLYRLDAEAERGVREFPMWLSILPPLLAIVLALIFREVLLALFAGIWIGGFVIYGLSFKSLFTGLLAVADTYLVGALTDADHVSVILFSMLIGGMVAIISKNGGMAGIVNVLSRYARSAKSSQVVTWFLGIAIFFDDYANTLIVGNTMRPVTDKHLISREKLAYLVDSTAAPVAAIAFVTTWVGAELGYIKDAASTLGIEEGAYSLFFHSLEYAYYPVLTLVFMLMLILMNRDFSSMHKAETRARSTGAVSAVRISRSGEEKQQQEMAEFEAIDPTRTRAINALLPVLVVIFGTVAGLLYTGYNEATWSDASLGFFRKLSITIGDSNSYISLIWASLCGVLVAVALTTSQRIMSLYETMESLVTGFKTMLPAVLILVLAWSLASVTKELYTAEYLTSLFSGNVSPHFLPEITFFLAAIIAFSTGSSWGTMAILYPLMLPAAWYVCQTQGMSLEETMPVVYNVISVVLAGSVFGDHCSPISDTTILSSLASGCSHIDHVKTQLPYAITVALVANLVCTNLSSWGVHWLLVYLIGAGVLWGVIRLIGKKVAVDNLATA, encoded by the coding sequence ATGACGCTATACAGAACCCTGTTGGGCTTTGTTTTTCTGTTGCTGCTATCGGTGCAGTCGATGGCTCAGGGAGATAACAGCAAGCAAGCTATTGAAGAACTTAAACTACAAGCCATAAACGACACGGCTTTTACCCTACGCACAACAACCGAAACCGGTAACCTTGTAAAGTACAGCGGCGCGCTGCCTCTCCGCATCAACGGTGAAGTACAGGAATTGAGTCTGACCGACGGAGAAACGCGTTTTTCGCTGCGAGCACCGGCTAATCTTGTACAAGTAAGCGCTAACCTCGGCACACATACCATTGCCCGCTTATACCGCCTCGATGCAGAAGCCGAACGCGGTGTGCGCGAATTTCCCATGTGGCTTTCTATTCTGCCTCCGCTGCTGGCTATAGTTCTTGCTCTCATATTCAGAGAAGTTCTGCTCGCGCTTTTTGCCGGCATCTGGATAGGAGGATTTGTCATCTATGGTTTGTCGTTTAAATCTCTTTTTACTGGTTTACTAGCTGTTGCGGATACCTATCTGGTGGGAGCCCTGACCGATGCCGACCACGTATCGGTTATACTTTTCTCTATGCTGATTGGAGGCATGGTGGCCATTATTTCGAAAAACGGAGGAATGGCAGGCATTGTGAATGTTTTATCGAGATATGCCCGGTCTGCCAAAAGCTCACAGGTAGTAACCTGGTTTTTAGGTATCGCTATATTTTTCGACGACTATGCCAATACCCTTATAGTGGGCAACACCATGCGCCCAGTTACAGACAAGCACCTTATTTCCAGGGAAAAACTTGCTTACTTAGTTGATAGTACCGCTGCGCCTGTAGCGGCCATTGCTTTTGTTACCACCTGGGTAGGTGCAGAACTTGGGTATATCAAAGATGCAGCCAGCACGCTGGGTATAGAAGAAGGGGCTTACTCGCTGTTCTTTCATTCTCTGGAATATGCCTATTACCCAGTACTGACCCTGGTATTCATGCTCATGCTGATCCTGATGAACCGCGATTTCAGCTCTATGCATAAGGCAGAAACAAGAGCCCGTTCTACCGGCGCTGTAAGTGCTGTACGCATTAGCCGAAGTGGTGAAGAAAAGCAGCAACAGGAAATGGCAGAGTTCGAAGCCATAGATCCTACCCGTACCCGCGCCATTAATGCCTTGTTGCCTGTGCTGGTAGTTATATTTGGAACCGTAGCAGGCTTATTGTATACCGGTTATAACGAGGCAACCTGGAGCGATGCCAGTCTGGGCTTTTTCCGGAAGCTTTCAATTACCATTGGTGATTCCAATTCTTACATTTCACTGATCTGGGCCTCTTTATGTGGTGTGCTGGTGGCAGTTGCTTTAACCACGAGTCAGCGGATCATGAGCTTGTATGAAACAATGGAGTCTTTGGTAACAGGCTTTAAAACAATGCTTCCGGCAGTGCTGATACTGGTGCTGGCATGGTCGCTGGCATCTGTTACGAAAGAACTGTACACGGCAGAGTACCTTACCTCGCTTTTTTCTGGAAATGTTTCGCCACACTTCCTGCCTGAAATCACTTTTTTCTTAGCAGCCATTATTGCCTTCTCTACTGGTTCCAGCTGGGGCACTATGGCTATCCTATACCCGCTCATGCTGCCGGCAGCCTGGTATGTCTGCCAGACGCAGGGCATGTCGTTAGAAGAAACCATGCCGGTTGTCTACAACGTGATTTCAGTGGTACTGGCTGGTTCTGTTTTCGGGGATCACTGCTCTCCGATATCTGACACCACCATCTTAAGCTCTCTTGCTTCGGGTTGTAGCCACATAGACCATGTAAAAACACAGCTGCCTTATGCCATTACCGTAGCTTTGGTGGCAAACCTTGTCTGCACCAACCTCTCGAGCTGGGGAGTGCATTGGCTCCTGGTATACCTGATCGGAGCTGGTGTGTTGTGGGGCGTTATCAGGTTAATCGGCAAAAAAGTAGCTGTTGACAACCTGGCCACTGCGTAA
- a CDS encoding anhydro-N-acetylmuramic acid kinase codes for MNTYHVIGLMSGTSLDGLDIAYCRFTYENENWIYNILNANTLIYEDKWIDSLREAENMGARELIALDHAFGKFIGEQVQLFVQNNQLQPDFIASHGHTVFHQPEQHISLQVGNGAYIAAHAQLPVVCDFRTLDIALGGQGAPLVPVGDALLFSEYDFCVNLGGIANISFPAPEQKRLAYDVCACNMLLNQLASAAGMPYDAGGSLARSGSLLPDLLEQLNAPAFFKAPYPKSLGKEWVLVHSLATLAACKASPADKLHTTCHHIAQQLKSALKPLHKGIHKVLLTGGGAFNTFLAELIQKYLGPDYKVEVPAPEVVSFKEALIFAFLGVLRWRNQANSLSSVTGASTDNVGGAIYWAK; via the coding sequence ATGAATACTTATCATGTTATCGGACTAATGTCTGGCACATCATTAGATGGCTTGGACATAGCTTATTGTAGATTTACGTATGAAAATGAAAATTGGATATATAATATACTAAATGCTAATACATTGATATATGAGGATAAGTGGATTGACTCGCTCCGGGAAGCTGAAAATATGGGCGCAAGAGAGCTTATTGCACTCGATCATGCATTTGGTAAATTTATTGGAGAGCAAGTACAATTATTTGTTCAGAACAACCAGCTGCAGCCCGATTTCATAGCCTCCCACGGGCATACGGTCTTTCATCAGCCAGAGCAGCATATTTCGTTGCAAGTCGGAAATGGAGCGTATATAGCTGCTCATGCCCAATTACCTGTCGTATGCGATTTCAGAACTTTAGACATCGCGCTAGGCGGGCAGGGAGCACCCTTAGTACCTGTTGGAGACGCTTTGCTTTTCAGCGAGTATGATTTCTGCGTTAACCTGGGGGGCATTGCCAATATTTCTTTTCCCGCTCCTGAACAGAAGCGGCTTGCCTACGATGTGTGCGCCTGCAATATGCTGCTAAACCAACTGGCCTCTGCAGCTGGCATGCCTTACGATGCAGGTGGCAGCCTTGCCCGCAGCGGCAGCCTGCTCCCCGATTTACTGGAACAACTAAATGCTCCTGCCTTTTTTAAAGCTCCATACCCCAAGTCGCTGGGCAAGGAATGGGTGCTGGTGCATAGCTTAGCCACCCTGGCCGCCTGCAAGGCCTCTCCTGCTGATAAATTGCATACCACCTGCCACCACATAGCACAGCAGCTTAAAAGCGCTTTAAAACCCTTGCATAAGGGTATACACAAGGTGCTGTTAACGGGTGGCGGTGCTTTTAACACTTTCCTGGCAGAGCTGATACAGAAATACCTGGGACCAGATTATAAAGTAGAAGTACCTGCACCCGAAGTTGTTTCCTTTAAAGAGGCCTTAATATTTGCTTTTCTGGGTGTATTGCGCTGGCGCAACCAAGCAAACAGCCTCAGCAGTGTTACAGGCGCTTCAACAGACAATGTAGGTGGTGCCATATACTGGGCCAAATAG